CCGGCGGTGGCGCCCCGGTCCTCGTTGACCAGAGCCACCGGGATCTTGTCCAGGCGGGCGTAGGGGTCCCAGAAGGAGCAGAGGTAGAGGGCCCCGTAGAGCAGGGGGATCAGCATCAGGGCGACCAGCCCCAGCCGGGGCAGCTTCCCCCTGCCGAAGCGCCTGAGCTCAAGCGCGGCCAGTCTCGGCGAACGCATGCGCCGCTTCCTCCTCGGGAGTGTGGGTGTCGTCCGGAACGGGGGCCGGCGGGCCGGCCGGGGTGTCGGCGGGGCCGTCGGCCCGGGTGCCGGTCTGCGTGGTGCGGACGACCAGCGCGTCCGCCGGCGCGTCGCTGCCGGCCGCCACGACGGTCAGGCCCTGCCGGGTGAGGTCCCGCAACAGGTCCCAGGCCAGGTCGCGTTCGGCCGCGGAGAGCTTGAGGTCGACGTCGTCGACGGCCAGCAGGTGCGGGGCGTGCATCACGGCGAGCGCGATCGACAGGCGCAGCGCCTCCAGCCGCTCCAGGTCGCGGACGGCCGTCCGCAGGCCCTTGGGGAGGGTCTCGGGGTCGAGTCCGGCGGCCGCGAGGGCGGCGGTGATCCGGGCCCGGGTGGCCTCCCGGTGGCGCTTGCCGAAGGGCAGCGAGCCCTTCAGGCGCCGCCCCAACAGGGCCTGTTCCTTGAGGTGTTCGCCGACCGTGAGGGCCGGCTCCAGCTCGGCGACGCCCGGTACGTGGGCGACGGCGGTACGGCCGCGTACCGTCCCGATCCGCTTGGGCAGCGGGAATCCGGCGACCGTGGCGGTGCCTTCGGTGATCCGCATCCGGCCGGTGAGGGCGAGCAGCAGGCAGGTGCGTCCGGAACCCGACGGGCCCTGCACGGCGATCAGTGCGCCCGCGTCCGCGGTGATGTCGACGCCTCTGAAGGCCCACCCCCGTGGCCCCCGCACTCCGATCCCTCTGGCGCTGACCGCCGCCCCCTGGCGGGTGGTGTTCACAAACCCCTCCCCTTTTGATCTGACTGGTCAGTCTAAAAGTGTGCCGTAAGTGCGGCCCTTTTGGCCAATCGGAGCGATATGGCGCCGGCGGGCCGTGACCCGAACGGGGGATGCGCCCTAGGGTGCCGTGCAGGCGGGGGCCTGATGATGTTCACGGTGGAGTCCGCACCGCAGGACGCGGTGCGGCCCCATGCCCGGACGACGGAGAACCATGGAACTCTCGGCACCACCCCCCGTTGACCACCCGCCCGAGCCGCCGGCGGCGCCCCGGCCCGCCGCGCGCCGCCCCCGCAGGCTGGTCGCGCCGCTCCTGGCGGGCGCGTTGGTCGCGCTCCTCGCCCCGCTGCCCGCGTCCGCGTCGGCGCCGCACCCGGTGCCCGGCCCGCCCGCCCCGCGGGACTCCTGCGAGCGCGGCGACGGCTGGAGCGCCACCGCCACCCGGATCGATCCCGAGGACAGTCACCACGCCTACGTCGGCAACGGCTACCTCGGCCAGCGGGTGCCCCCCAACGGCACCGGATACGCGGCCCCCGGCGGCGAGACCGGCTGGCCGCTGAAGACCCCCGAGTACGACGGCTCGTTCGTCGCCGGGCTCTACGCCAAGGGGCCCAAGAACGTCCAGGGCCGCCAGGCCGTCGCCGCCCTGCCGACCTGGACCACCCTCGACGTCGCCACCGGCGGCGCCCACCCCGACACCTTCTCCTCCGCCACCGCACCCGGCCGGATCTCGAACTACCGCCAGACCCTCTCGCTGCGCTGCGGCTTCGTCCGTACCTCGCTGACCTGGACGGCCGCCGACGGGCGCCGCACCGACCTGGTCTACGAGGTGCTCGCCGACCGCAACGACCCGCACACCGGCGCCGTACGGCTGCGGATGACGCCCCACTGGAGCGGCCCCGCCACGGTCACCGACACCCTCGACGGGCGCGGCGCCCGCCGAATGGCGCCGGCCGGCTCCGCCTCCGCGGGCGGCCGGGACGGCGGCCGCACGATGGACGTCTCCTTCCGCACGGACGGCACGAGGACCGAGGGCGCGGTGGCCTCCACCCTGCGCACCGGCCCCGGCATCGACGCGGCCCGCCCCGGGCAGGCGCCGCGGACGGACACCCTGAGCAACCATCAGCGCGTGACCTTCCCGGTCCGCAGCGGCAGCTCGTACGAGCTGACCAAGTACGTCGGCGTGGACACCGCGCTCACCTCCCGCTCCCCGCGCGCCGACGCCGACGCCGCCTCGCGCCGGGCCGCGGCCCGCGGCTGGGCGGACCTGTTCGCCCGGCACACCGCGGCCTGGCAGCGGCTGTGGCGCAGCGACATCGAGGTCAAGGGGCAGCGCGCGCTGCAGTCCTGGGTGCGCTCCGCGCAGTACGGGCTGCTGTCCGCCACCCGCGCCGGCAGCGACAACAGCATCGGCCCCACCGGCCTGACCAGCGACAACTACGCCGGTGAGATCTTCTGGGACGCCGAGACCTGGATGTACCCCGGCCTGCTGGCCACCCACCCCGCGCTCGCCAGGTCGATCGTCGACTACCGCTACAAGACCCGCGAGGGCGCCCGCGCCAACGCCCGCAAGCTCGGCTACGACGGGCTGTTCTACGCGTGGACCAGCGGCAGCAAGGGCGATCTGTGGAACGAGTGCCACAGCTGGGACCCGCCGCACTGCAGGACCCAGAACCACCTCATGGGCGACATCTCCCTCGCCACCTGGCAGTACTACCTCGCCACCAAGGACACCGCCTGGCTGCGGTCACGCGGCTGGCCGGTCCTCAAGGGCATCGCCGAGTTCTGGGCCTCCCGCGCCACCCGCAACACCGACGGCAGCTACTCGATCAAGAACGTCGCCGGACCCGACGAGTACAGCAACGGCGTCACCGACGGCGTCTTCACCAACGCCGGCGCCGCCACCGCGCTGCGCAACGCCACCCGGGTCGCCGCCGTCCTCGGCGAGCGGGCGCCCGCCTCCTGGCGGACCCTCGCCGACAAGCTGCGGATCCCCTACGACACCAGGAACAAGGTCTACGAGCAGTACGCCGGCTACCGGGGCACCACCATCAAGCAGGCCGACACCGTGCTGCTGATGTACCCCCTGGAATGGCCGATGTCGCGGGCCAGGGCGTCCCGCACGCTGGACTTCTACGCCGCGCACACCGACCCGGACGGCCCGGCCATGACGGACTCGGTGCACGCCATCGACGCCGCCGCGATCGGTGAGCCCGGCTGCGCCACGTACAGCTATCTGATGCGGTCCATCAAGCCGTTCGTCCGCGGGCCGTTCGCGGAGTTCTCCGAGGCGCGCGGCACCAAAGCCGGCGCCGACGACCCGCACGCCGGGAAGCCCGCGCAGGACTTCCTCACCGGCAAGGGCGGTTTCCTCCAGACCTTCACCCACGGGCTGACCGGCCTGCGGCTGCGCGAGGACCGGGTGCGTCTGGACCCGACGCTGCCGCCGCAGCTGTCCGAGGGCGTCACCCTGCGGGGTCTGCACTGGCAGGGCCGGACCTTCGACGTCGCGATCGGCGCCGACCACACCACGGTGCGGCTCACCGCCGGGGCGCCGATGCGGATCGAGACGCCGCGCGGCGAGCAGCTCGTCAGCCGGGGCGTGCCGGCCGTCCTCAAGACCCGCCGCCCCGACCTGGACGCGACCTCGAACGCGGCCCGCTGCGCCCCCGCCACGGCGACCTCCGAGGAGCCGGGCCTGTACGCGCCCGCGGCGGTGGACGGCAACACGACCACCGCCTGGGTTCCCGCCTCCGCCACCGGCACCCTCACCGTCGACCTCGGCCGGACCACCCGCGTCGGCCGGATCACCCCGCACTGGACGGCCACCCGCCCCAGGTCCTACAACGTCCAGGTCTCGCGGGACGGCAAGCACTGGACGGGCACCGGGTACGCGGGCCGCAGCCCCGCCCGGTACGTACGGGTCACCGTCGAGGGCGACCGGACCCCGGCCGCGGGCGGCAAGCCCCGGCCGCACCCGGGCATCACGGAACTCACCGTGCAACGGGTGAAGTGATCACCTGAACGGCCCCGGCGCGCCGGCCGTCCTTCCCGGGCGGCCGGCGCGCCGGATTGTTGCGGCGGG
The sequence above is a segment of the Streptomyces lydicus genome. Coding sequences within it:
- a CDS encoding ATP-binding cassette domain-containing protein — its product is MNTTRQGAAVSARGIGVRGPRGWAFRGVDITADAGALIAVQGPSGSGRTCLLLALTGRMRITEGTATVAGFPLPKRIGTVRGRTAVAHVPGVAELEPALTVGEHLKEQALLGRRLKGSLPFGKRHREATRARITAALAAAGLDPETLPKGLRTAVRDLERLEALRLSIALAVMHAPHLLAVDDVDLKLSAAERDLAWDLLRDLTRQGLTVVAAGSDAPADALVVRTTQTGTRADGPADTPAGPPAPVPDDTHTPEEEAAHAFAETGRA
- a CDS encoding discoidin domain-containing protein — encoded protein: MELSAPPPVDHPPEPPAAPRPAARRPRRLVAPLLAGALVALLAPLPASASAPHPVPGPPAPRDSCERGDGWSATATRIDPEDSHHAYVGNGYLGQRVPPNGTGYAAPGGETGWPLKTPEYDGSFVAGLYAKGPKNVQGRQAVAALPTWTTLDVATGGAHPDTFSSATAPGRISNYRQTLSLRCGFVRTSLTWTAADGRRTDLVYEVLADRNDPHTGAVRLRMTPHWSGPATVTDTLDGRGARRMAPAGSASAGGRDGGRTMDVSFRTDGTRTEGAVASTLRTGPGIDAARPGQAPRTDTLSNHQRVTFPVRSGSSYELTKYVGVDTALTSRSPRADADAASRRAAARGWADLFARHTAAWQRLWRSDIEVKGQRALQSWVRSAQYGLLSATRAGSDNSIGPTGLTSDNYAGEIFWDAETWMYPGLLATHPALARSIVDYRYKTREGARANARKLGYDGLFYAWTSGSKGDLWNECHSWDPPHCRTQNHLMGDISLATWQYYLATKDTAWLRSRGWPVLKGIAEFWASRATRNTDGSYSIKNVAGPDEYSNGVTDGVFTNAGAATALRNATRVAAVLGERAPASWRTLADKLRIPYDTRNKVYEQYAGYRGTTIKQADTVLLMYPLEWPMSRARASRTLDFYAAHTDPDGPAMTDSVHAIDAAAIGEPGCATYSYLMRSIKPFVRGPFAEFSEARGTKAGADDPHAGKPAQDFLTGKGGFLQTFTHGLTGLRLREDRVRLDPTLPPQLSEGVTLRGLHWQGRTFDVAIGADHTTVRLTAGAPMRIETPRGEQLVSRGVPAVLKTRRPDLDATSNAARCAPATATSEEPGLYAPAAVDGNTTTAWVPASATGTLTVDLGRTTRVGRITPHWTATRPRSYNVQVSRDGKHWTGTGYAGRSPARYVRVTVEGDRTPAAGGKPRPHPGITELTVQRVK